One segment of bacterium DNA contains the following:
- a CDS encoding transposase has product MSHRFKVVRGGPYPHFVTLTIVRWYPVFISGSYFRIILDSIKHLRESRGLLIHAYVIMPTHVHAIITATNDDLSAIVRDFKRFTARSIENQADGDGNRLLCWIFRNSNKDERAQSKVWQDEFHPEVIYTRDRFMQKANYIHDNPIRKGLAKMADHYYYSSFMAFDRAEMDPIDIDWLEW; this is encoded by the coding sequence ATGTCGCATCGATTCAAAGTTGTGCGAGGCGGACCATACCCGCATTTCGTGACATTGACGATTGTGCGCTGGTATCCCGTTTTCATTTCTGGTTCGTATTTTCGAATCATACTAGACAGCATAAAGCACTTAAGGGAGAGTCGTGGACTGCTGATACATGCCTATGTGATAATGCCGACGCATGTGCATGCTATTATCACGGCCACAAATGATGATTTGTCTGCGATAGTCAGAGATTTCAAGCGTTTTACGGCTCGTAGCATAGAGAACCAAGCTGATGGTGATGGTAATAGGTTGCTATGCTGGATATTTAGGAACAGCAATAAAGACGAGCGTGCTCAGTCAAAAGTATGGCAGGATGAATTCCATCCTGAGGTTATATATACACGTGATCGTTTTATGCAAAAGGCGAATTATATTCATGACAATCCGATCCGCAAGGGCTTGGCGAAGATGGCGGATCATTATTACTATTCAAGTTTTATGGCTTTTGATCGTGCTGAAATGGATCCAATAGATATTGACTGGCTTGAATGGTAA
- the leuC gene encoding 3-isopropylmalate dehydratase large subunit, which produces MKQTITQKILAAHAGREYVEPGELINARLDLVLGNDITAPIAIREFEKIGAATVFDKDRVALVPDHSTPNKDIKSAELVKILREFARKHNITNFFEIGKMGVEHTLLPDEGLVGPGDAVIGADSHTCTYGALGAFSTGVGSTDLAYAMAMGETWFKIPEQIKFVYYGKMPKWVSGKDLILYTIGKIGVDGALYCSMEFTGEAIRNLEMAGRFTMCNMAIEAGGKNGIIEPDEITMDYIKGRLKRDYKVYTSDPDAVYKDVIEIDVSKLEPIVSFPHLPENAKPISEATHVKIDQSVIGSCTNGRIEDLRIAASILKGRKVHPDVRLIVIPATQQIYLQAIKEGLTEIFVESGGAVSTPTCGPCLGGHMGVLAAGERSVATTNRNFVGRMGHTKSEVYLASPAIAAASAVLGRLGSPEELK; this is translated from the coding sequence ATGAAACAAACAATCACACAAAAGATTCTGGCCGCTCATGCGGGCAGGGAATATGTCGAACCGGGTGAGCTGATAAACGCGAGGCTCGACCTGGTGCTGGGCAACGATATCACTGCCCCAATCGCGATCAGAGAATTCGAGAAGATCGGGGCTGCCACTGTGTTCGATAAGGACCGTGTTGCGCTGGTGCCCGACCATTCGACACCGAATAAAGATATCAAGAGCGCCGAGTTGGTGAAGATTCTGCGCGAGTTCGCCAGAAAGCACAATATCACCAACTTCTTCGAGATCGGCAAGATGGGTGTTGAGCACACTCTGCTGCCTGACGAGGGTCTAGTCGGACCGGGCGATGCTGTGATCGGTGCAGACTCACATACCTGCACGTACGGCGCGTTGGGAGCTTTTTCGACGGGTGTCGGCTCGACGGATTTGGCCTACGCTATGGCCATGGGCGAGACGTGGTTCAAAATTCCTGAGCAGATCAAGTTTGTCTATTACGGCAAGATGCCCAAATGGGTATCGGGCAAGGATTTGATACTATACACCATAGGCAAGATAGGTGTGGACGGCGCGCTCTACTGCTCGATGGAGTTTACCGGTGAGGCGATCCGCAATCTTGAGATGGCAGGCCGGTTCACTATGTGCAATATGGCGATAGAGGCCGGCGGAAAGAACGGAATAATCGAGCCTGACGAGATCACCATGGACTATATCAAGGGCCGCCTAAAGCGCGATTACAAGGTCTACACCAGTGATCCCGATGCGGTGTATAAGGACGTTATCGAAATTGATGTCAGCAAGCTGGAGCCAATAGTGAGCTTCCCGCATCTGCCTGAGAACGCCAAACCCATCAGTGAGGCGACCCATGTCAAGATCGACCAGTCAGTTATTGGCTCATGCACGAACGGCCGGATCGAAGATTTGAGGATTGCTGCGAGCATTCTCAAGGGTCGCAAGGTGCATCCCGATGTTCGTTTGATTGTGATCCCGGCCACTCAGCAGATTTATCTGCAGGCGATCAAAGAAGGTCTGACTGAGATATTCGTCGAATCGGGTGGGGCGGTTTCCACACCGACGTGTGGCCCATGTCTTGGTGGTCACATGGGCGTTCTGGCTGCGGGCGAGAGATCTGTAGCCACGACCAACCGCAACTTCGTAGGCCGCATGGGTCACACCAAGTCCGAGGTCTACCTGGCGAGCCCGGCTATTGCAGCCGCATCGGCAGTGCTCGGCAGACTCGGCAGCCCGGAAGAGTTGAAATAG
- a CDS encoding NUDIX domain-containing protein: MVDRARAVIIEDSRVLLMHRCKSGREYYSFPGGGIEPGESPEQACIREVLEETGLDVEIVSCLAENDFNGQNESFYLVKKLSGEVRLGGPELDRLSDDNLYEPMWVPIDRMAELPVFPKHVAEMVAMHI, encoded by the coding sequence ATGGTTGATAGGGCAAGGGCAGTCATTATCGAAGACTCTAGGGTGCTCCTGATGCACCGCTGCAAGTCCGGGCGAGAGTATTATTCATTTCCGGGCGGCGGAATAGAGCCTGGTGAAAGTCCTGAGCAGGCTTGTATTCGCGAGGTCCTTGAGGAGACAGGCCTTGATGTCGAGATAGTGTCATGCCTGGCTGAAAATGATTTCAATGGTCAGAATGAGTCTTTCTATCTGGTCAAAAAGCTCTCCGGCGAGGTAAGGCTCGGTGGTCCAGAACTAGACAGATTGAGCGATGATAATCTTTACGAGCCTATGTGGGTTCCGATAGACCGTATGGCTGAGTTGCCGGTATTTCCGAAGCATGTGGCCGAAATGGTTGCAATGCATATTTGA
- a CDS encoding 2-isopropylmalate synthase — protein sequence MARRIQIFDTTLRDGEQSPGASMNIEEKLGVAKQLARLKVDVIEAGFPISSQGDFDAVKAIAETIKGPAIAGLCRAGKMDIDRAWEALKFTKKPVIHTFIATSDIHLEKKLKKTRDEVLDIAVMAVRHAKGYCEDVEFSAEDAARSDFDYLCQVVEAVIDAGATVVNIPDTVGYAIPSEYGAMIGRLIERVPNSNKAIFSVHCHNDLGLATANSLAAVANGAGQIECTINGIGERAGNAALEEVVMALNTRPDLFGAKTGINTTEIYRASRMVSDVTGLSVQVNKAIVGANAFAHEAGIHQHGVLQEKRTYEIMDAESIGLASNKLVLGKHSGRHAFEGKLKSLGFSLSKVELDKAFERFKALADKKKEIFDEDLETIVADEVYVIPSKYQLVYMNVMTSLHGIPTATIRLKTDETEIVEACVGVGSVDAVYKTIDKMVDAQYHLVDFNIKSVTGGTDALGEVTVKLGAMNGEVYTGRGASLDIVEASAKAYLNAVNKLVYYEEKRGNGGKPKDKAIL from the coding sequence GTGGCAAGACGAATACAAATTTTTGATACGACGCTGCGCGACGGCGAGCAGTCACCCGGCGCGAGTATGAATATCGAGGAGAAGCTGGGGGTTGCAAAGCAGCTAGCGCGTCTAAAGGTGGATGTTATAGAAGCGGGCTTTCCGATTTCGAGCCAGGGCGATTTCGATGCCGTGAAGGCTATTGCCGAGACGATCAAGGGTCCGGCGATTGCAGGGCTTTGCCGCGCCGGAAAGATGGACATAGACCGTGCCTGGGAAGCTCTCAAGTTCACCAAGAAGCCGGTTATTCACACGTTTATTGCCACGTCCGACATCCATCTTGAAAAGAAGCTCAAAAAGACACGCGACGAGGTGCTCGATATAGCTGTTATGGCCGTGAGGCATGCAAAGGGCTACTGCGAAGATGTCGAGTTTTCAGCCGAGGATGCGGCACGTTCCGATTTCGATTATCTATGCCAGGTTGTCGAGGCCGTGATCGATGCGGGCGCGACTGTCGTGAACATACCTGACACTGTCGGCTATGCCATCCCGAGCGAGTATGGAGCAATGATCGGCAGGTTGATAGAGCGTGTACCCAACTCAAATAAAGCGATTTTCAGTGTTCACTGTCACAATGACCTCGGCCTTGCCACGGCGAACTCTCTGGCAGCGGTCGCCAACGGCGCAGGTCAGATCGAGTGCACGATCAATGGCATAGGCGAGCGAGCGGGTAATGCTGCTCTTGAAGAGGTCGTGATGGCTCTCAACACACGTCCCGACCTGTTTGGTGCCAAAACCGGCATCAACACGACCGAGATATACCGTGCCAGCAGGATGGTCAGCGATGTGACGGGTCTTTCGGTCCAGGTCAATAAAGCGATTGTCGGCGCGAATGCGTTTGCCCATGAGGCTGGGATTCATCAGCACGGCGTGTTGCAGGAGAAGCGAACGTACGAGATTATGGATGCGGAGTCGATAGGTCTTGCCTCAAACAAGCTGGTTTTGGGCAAGCACTCCGGCAGACATGCTTTCGAGGGCAAGCTGAAGTCACTGGGTTTCAGCCTGAGCAAAGTTGAGCTCGACAAGGCATTCGAGCGGTTCAAGGCATTGGCGGACAAAAAGAAAGAGATATTTGACGAGGACTTGGAGACGATTGTTGCGGACGAGGTATATGTGATTCCGTCGAAGTATCAGCTCGTCTATATGAATGTGATGACCAGTCTTCACGGCATCCCTACGGCAACGATCCGCCTCAAGACTGACGAGACCGAAATTGTGGAGGCATGCGTAGGTGTAGGGTCTGTCGATGCGGTTTACAAGACGATCGATAAGATGGTCGATGCGCAATATCATTTGGTGGATTTCAATATTAAGTCTGTTACGGGCGGCACCGATGCTCTTGGCGAAGTCACGGTCAAGCTCGGAGCTATGAACGGCGAGGTATATACGGGCCGCGGGGCGTCGTTGGATATAGTCGAGGCGAGCGCAAAGGCATATCTGAATGCAGTAAACAAACTCGTTTATTACGAAGAGAAACGCGGCAATGGCGGCAAACCCAAAGACAAAGCAATCCTCTAA
- the leuD gene encoding 3-isopropylmalate dehydratase small subunit, with amino-acid sequence MIKGKVHKYGSNVDTDVIIPARYLNTTDPAELASHCMEDIDAGFTKSVKPGDIIVADDNFGCGSSREHAPISIKASGVSAVIANTFARIFYRNALNTGLPILECPEAVAGISNGDEVEIDLGSGKITNITTGKTYQAKPFPPFMRELIEVGGLVKYAQAKLNR; translated from the coding sequence ATGATAAAAGGCAAAGTACATAAATATGGATCGAACGTCGATACAGACGTTATTATTCCTGCAAGATATTTGAACACGACGGACCCAGCCGAGCTGGCATCTCACTGTATGGAGGATATCGATGCGGGCTTTACCAAGAGCGTCAAGCCGGGCGACATCATAGTAGCCGATGACAACTTCGGCTGTGGTTCCAGCCGCGAGCATGCGCCCATTTCGATCAAGGCGAGCGGCGTATCCGCGGTAATTGCGAACACATTTGCCAGGATATTCTATCGCAACGCTCTGAACACTGGTCTGCCTATCCTGGAGTGTCCCGAGGCGGTCGCGGGAATCTCAAATGGCGACGAAGTCGAGATCGATCTTGGTTCAGGAAAAATTACGAATATAACGACAGGCAAAACCTACCAGGCGAAGCCTTTTCCGCCGTTCATGCGCGAGCTTATAGAGGTCGGCGGGCTGGTGAAATATGCGCAGGCGAAGTTGAACCGCTGA
- a CDS encoding C-GCAxxG-C-C family protein yields MPDMDAGSVALKHFSERFNCAESTLLGVTEACGIESDCAPRIVSGFGGGVGGCGEVCGALTGSIMALGLKFGRERGDDVETKSALYKKVQKFLDSFEKEFGSARCIDLTECDMRTSEGRQKAKELDLHGGLCRKFVEFAANEAARLIAQSNK; encoded by the coding sequence ATGCCGGATATGGACGCAGGATCGGTTGCACTGAAGCATTTTAGTGAAAGGTTCAACTGTGCCGAATCTACTTTATTGGGAGTGACGGAAGCGTGTGGCATTGAGAGTGACTGTGCTCCTCGTATAGTGAGCGGATTTGGCGGTGGTGTCGGCGGATGCGGCGAGGTATGTGGTGCTCTGACCGGCTCGATTATGGCTCTCGGTCTGAAATTCGGAAGAGAGCGAGGCGATGATGTCGAGACCAAGAGCGCGCTCTACAAAAAGGTACAGAAATTTTTGGACTCGTTTGAAAAAGAATTTGGCAGTGCGCGCTGCATAGACCTTACTGAATGTGATATGCGCACTTCCGAGGGCAGGCAAAAAGCCAAAGAGCTTGATCTCCATGGTGGTCTTTGCCGAAAGTTCGTTGAGTTTGCAGCAAATGAGGCCGCGAGACTGATAGCCCAAAGCAATAAATAG